The following is a genomic window from Zerene cesonia ecotype Mississippi chromosome 13, Zerene_cesonia_1.1, whole genome shotgun sequence.
TGCAGCAGTTTGTACAGATTTAGGTGCCTTCCAAGgctcataaatatattcagttGGATATTTCTTCAGCTCGGGCACATATTTTCgaatatataaaccttctttATCAGTTTTCTTACCAAATGCAACTGGGCTGTACACACGAAAAAATTTGTAGAAGAAGGCAGAAGCAGATAGCCACATCCAATTACCAGCATTTAAAGACCAGTCATAGTCCAACAAGAGATCTTCAAAAACCTTAGCTCCTTCTTCCCAAGAAACCCATAAATCTCCCCTTGTTAAAAAGCAAGCTACCATGTGCCTAGCTAAATGATGTATCCATCCTTCTTGTCTTAACTGGCGCATAATAGCATCAACAAATGGATAGCCAGTTCTACCCTCTGCCCAAGCCTTTAAGTATTCATCATTTTTCTTCCAAGGTATCTGTGTACAGACAGAATTACCAACCATCTTATCAAAATTTTCTGTCCCTGTTCCAGCTGTGTAATAAAACTCTCTCCACATTAGTTGTCCCAAGAGCGAAACTGGGGGCTCACTGTGCCTACTTCCACTTTCAACTTGTTTTAGTCTGTGATAAAATAGTTTAGCAGACAAACAACCATGGCTTAAATAAGGACTTAATACAGTTGTACTTGGCTCTATACTGTTTGGAGAAGTGTTAGGTTTTTCAAATGCACACACCCATTGCTTTTTAGCCATATACATGTCAAGTCTCTTAAGAGCTTCTGTTTCACCACCTGGATATTTACATTCTGAGGCAGTCGACTCATCCAAACCCATTTCTGACAAACTTGGTACATCATAATCTTTAGAATCAAAGTCTGGAGGTTTACAATGATCTGATATTTGCTTTGTGATTTCTATAGTTTCCTTCACCTGAACATCTTTTACCAATGAGAGAAACTTCTGGTATGTTATTGGCACATttccattgtttttttttaaggcaCTGTTACAATCATAGACTGTGTGTTGAACTCTTTTAaccacaaatatattattttcatcacAATATTTCTCAACAATTTCATCCTGTGATACATAAACGGGATCAATATCCACTTGTGAAGTTAAGTATTTTACATCccatttctttaaaaattccaGCAAACATTGGGCTCTCTTTCCTTTTATTATGTAGAGCCGAGTGTTTAATTTTCTCAAATTTGTGTCCAAGTCTTGAAGACTCTGAATTAAAAATCGCAGCCTATTTCCACGAATCTGACCCCTGATTTCGGAATCAATTATGAATATAGGCCTCAAAATGTGTTTTCTATTCTCAGCCTGAAAACAGAAAGTTTATAAGATGAACTATTTTGGCGCTctcaatttattacatttgcgAACTTGGGGAATAAATATGAACTTACCTCATTAATTGCATTGCGCAATGCCAGATTATCGTGTAAACGCAAATCCAATCGAAACCAGTGAACAACTGAAGGAATAGCAGACATGGCgtgcaaatattttatcatacataGGACCTAAATTGcttgaaaagtaaataattaataggctttactaaaaatacaaataaattaataacaatacaaatgttttgacttttgaattaaacttatttttccCGCACACATCTATATGCATTAAGCATGTGATATTTACTGTCAACTGTCAAATGTCAGTATtccacagattaagaactagttaCTCAATACTCCTACTCTGTGTCAATTATTGtcaatgtaaattgtaaattaacaatgaattaaagattgagatattaattatgaataatttgtcTGCTCTCCAAAtctttacttaattatattacttattatgcGCCGAGTCCACCAGTATCGTGTCTGCAGCGATAAGGTTtctatgcaattttttataaatattattctgaaTGCAAAATAGATAGAGTCCTCCCTAgactatcatattatattctgtGGGTAGGAGTTGTCATGGTAACCACTCTCGAAAACATTAATGAAAAACCATATTCGCAAACACAGAGTATCAAGTAACTGCAGATACTTTTTATAGGTATTAATTACGTGCAGACTAGGAATAGTAATTATTaccaatgaaattattttaagaaatcatTTAACAAATGGTAATTCAGTGCAACAAGTTATTGCAAAGGTTTACCAAACAAATGACAGATGAATGATAAGTTTGtgtcaaattcaaattatattgtctgttttttaaataatatccaaCTTTATCCCCagacaaaattttcaaaaaattcgtATTATATATTCGTAATTTACCACTGATAGATACATAATCACAGTAAATATCTACATTATGTGCGTGATAAAATAGAGAAACCTCAACAGCGATATGACACCCCAAAATGCCTAAAGTTATTGAATTAACTATTGAAATAGATGTTCAAAAGGTAAAAATGATCATATAATCCTGGAAAGTTACAGTTACAGTAAACAAGTAAAAGGAACCTTTGAATATGTGTTTGAATTGCCTTAACTCAGCTATAaagtttgatatatttatgtttttttaggtATCATGCCCAGGAGTTTGGCTTTGCCAGGATGGCCGTGTATCCCTTACAGTATTTGCATTGGGGACGAGTTACCAAACCTGTCTGCTACCCCCTTTATTTCCACTTTTGTTTAGAGATGTTTTCTACTTCAGGAAGAGGTTCCAAGAAAGTTGTGCACTGAATAATATCTGCTGTTTGTTAAGTAAATATCACAAccacacattttaatattttatggtacTTATTTACTCAGAATTGTATACCATTCCGaaactgtttatttagtaGACACTCTGAAGTCAATTTTGGCAGCTTGTGGTACAGTTACCAAGCTCGCTGAGGTcatgcaaaaaattaaataaaacctaacACCTTTTTATCTAATCTTGCAGTAAACACTACGTTTCTGCTTGCTATTTAGaaaatgtatctatttaaattcatattttgttttaatatttttgttattattacattttcattattattacattttcgttattattacatttttgttattattacagaGGATGAAACAATATACTGTGAACTAGTGCAATGGTGTGAAGATTGTGCAAGAAATGAGTGTGTGATCCTAGCACAGTATCTTGGTGCTCTCAATGATGTTCTGTTCCCTCCAAATATGTGTTCCACAGATGGAGTTGATCTGCTTATGCGAAGGTCTAAAGAATTTCCGGTAATGTTATCTGGTTGGAAATTAATGCTGTAtagtttaagttttaaatcatAAGCCACTATAGTTTCTACTTTACACTTCGAAATTAGCAattgtcattaatttatttcacaaacaaaaatatgggGCAGCACATTAACTGACTTTTTTGTATCGTAATATTGACTATTCACACACttctataacattataatgcaTATGTTACCATAGGATTGTAAAAACCCGatacattataatgtaacttCCGAGACTGTTATTCCTAAAGAAATGATTATTAGACTATGATGCaaatacatcataatattataaatttaccttTCCCAAGTGTTGGTTGGGTGCAATTGCGAGTCAACAGAGTCGCGGGATTGCTATTTCGGTGTAGTTTAAATAAACCAAACCGGTCATAAAGAATGGCAATTTCACCATTTAACGGTTTCAAATTGATAGCTTATAATTGGTATTTTTCTTAGTTTGTGTCTGTATACATAATAGTGCATGGAGTgtgaataatgatattttagcTGCTATTCACTCAAAGCACATAATAAAGCATCTTAAGCTAGTTGACTGTATCACGGAAATAGCGtgtaaatcta
Proteins encoded in this region:
- the LOC119831460 gene encoding cryptochrome-1 encodes the protein MIKYLHAMSAIPSVVHWFRLDLRLHDNLALRNAINEAENRKHILRPIFIIDSEIRGQIRGNRLRFLIQSLQDLDTNLRKLNTRLYIIKGKRAQCLLEFLKKWDVKYLTSQVDIDPVYVSQDEIVEKYCDENNIFVVKRVQHTVYDCNSALKKNNGNVPITYQKFLSLVKDVQVKETIEITKQISDHCKPPDFDSKDYDVPSLSEMGLDESTASECKYPGGETEALKRLDMYMAKKQWVCAFEKPNTSPNSIEPSTTVLSPYLSHGCLSAKLFYHRLKQVESGSRHSEPPVSLLGQLMWREFYYTAGTGTENFDKMVGNSVCTQIPWKKNDEYLKAWAEGRTGYPFVDAIMRQLRQEGWIHHLARHMVACFLTRGDLWVSWEEGAKVFEDLLLDYDWSLNAGNWMWLSASAFFYKFFRVYSPVAFGKKTDKEGLYIRKYVPELKKYPTEYIYEPWKAPKSVQTAAGCVIGVDYPKRIVDHDKVHKENLQKMSAAYKINKEKKAKKRPRSD